The DNA segment GTCCCGGCCCAAAGTGCGCGTTGCGTGGTCAGCGGTCTGGCGTGGAGCAACATGTCCCCATCCCATCAACAGCGCATCTTGGACGCGCTCTACGACGCGCTGGCGCCTGGCGGCGAATTCGTCGGCTTCGCCTACAGCGCGTTTCGCTACTATCCAACCACGGTCTGCTTCCGCCGCCTGCTCCGCAAACGGTTCGCCACCTTTGAAACCATCCCCACCATCTGGCGAAATTTGCCTCCCGCTTACGTGTATCGGTGCCGTAAACTGGGTTGAATATGAAACTGATGGGTATTGGCGATGAGGCGGGCGCGAGCCTGGTCACGCAACTTGAAGCCACGCAAGAACTGGGTTGGAAATTCATTGAATTGCGCACTGTGGAAGTCGCGGGGCATCCCAAGGCCAACTTGCACGATCTCTCGGACACCGCGTTCGAGGCGGCGGTGCAATTGATCGAGCCGTCCGGCATTCAGGTGTACTGCTTCGGTTCCACCGTGATGAACTGGGCAAAGCAATTGGCGGATCCATTCGACCTCACCCTCGCCGAAGTGCAACGCTGCATCCCGCGCATGAAACGCCTGGGCGCCAAGTTCGTTCGCATCATGAGCTTCAAACCGGCGGATACGGATTATCGCATTCCGACCGAGGCCTTGCGTCGGGTTAAAGACGTGACGAACCGCTTCCTGGATGCGGGCCTGCAACCGGTGCATGAAAACTGCATGAACTACGGCGGCATGAGCTGGCAGCACACGCTCGAATTGCTCGACCAATGCCCCGGACTGAAACTCGTCTTCGACACCGCCAACCCGGTGTTCAATCCCGATCGCAGCCGCCCGCGACCCTGGCCGCGCCAGGACGCCTGGGAATTTTGGACCCACGTCCGCGATCACGTCGTTCACATCCACATCAAGGATGCGAGCTACGATCCCGGAACCCACACCGAAACCTACCATTGGCCGGGGGCAGGCCAGGGTTACGTCCGGGAAATTTTGGCGGACGCCAAACAACGCGGTTACACTGGCGGTCTGAGCATCGAACCGCACATGGTCACGGTGTTTCACGATCCGCAAGCCGCCGCGAACGTGCCCGCAGATGCCGCGCGAAAAAACTTCGTCGCGTATGGGCAACGTCTGCAAGCGCTGCGACCCTGACTCCCTCGCGTCAACATGACCATTCCGTTGTTGCAGACTCACTTTGCCGTCGCGGTCAGCGCGCTTTCCGGAGTGCTGGCCGCCAGCGGAAAACGGGTGGACCTGTTCGGCGTGCTCGTGCTGGGTCTGGTGACGGCACTGGGCGGCGGCACGATTCGCGATTTGATTTTAGACCGTCCGGTATTCTGGCTTTCCGGCACGGAATACGTGCTCAACGCGGCCGGCACTTCCACCCTGGCCTTCTTCGTGATCCGCTTCGCCAATGTTCCTCAACTGGGATTGGTCGTGGCCGACGCATTCGGCCTGGCGCTCTTCACCATTCTGGGCGCGGCAATTGCCCTGCAAGCCGGGACCGGCGCCACCAACGCGGTTGTCCTGGGCGTCATTACCGGTGTTGCCGGTGGAATTTTGCGGGATGTGCTGGTGGGCGAAATTCCGCTCGTGATGCGCACCGGCATCTACCTCTACGCCACCGCTTCCGTCGTCGGCGCGACGGCGTACGTCATCTTGGAAGCTTACCACAGCGGCAACCATTTGAATCGCGCCATCGGCATCGGCACCACACTGGCCATCCGCCTGCTTTCCATTCGCTGGAAAGTGTCACTGCCCGAATTCCCCAAATAAATTGCCAGCGCACCTTGGCAGACCGGCAACAACCGATCGTGGCAGTTGCCTTCTCACCATCAGCGGAAACATTGGCGTTACTTCGGAATACGACTGCCTCCAGTCGCAGCAATTGTCGAATTGCCAGATAATCTCGATGGAAAGGCAAGGCAATGATTGGCAGAGGAAGTGGGCATTGAGGGGACACCGCCGTCCTCGGCGGTCGTCGTTCGCGGCGCGCGGACGACATGCTGGCTAAAGTTAAAGGCCACCGAGGCTCAGAGGCTCAGAGGGGAGGACGAATTACGAGGGATGATTGTTGCTGAATCTTGGTGCGAAGCAGTTGGAGTTCAAACGCGGGACGCAAACCTATCGTCCCCCGCCGCCAATCAAAAATTTGGTCCGGTAAATCCGGTTCATCCGGTCAAAATCAGGCCCGCCCTACCAATGCGTTCGTATCACCGTTGTGCCGGGAGGGACGACTTCCATGTCGTCCCCAACTCATCAGGGACGCGGTGGAACACGTCCCCTCCCAAGGATATAAAACCGGATTGCGTTCGCCTACCCGCCCAGATACGCGCTGCGGACCTGCGGATCCGCGCGCAGCGTGGCGGAATCGGCTTGCAGAATAATTTTCCCGGTTTCCAGCACGTAACCGTAGTGAGAAATTTCCAGCGCCAGATTGGCGTTTTGTTCGACCAGCAGAATGGTCAAACCGTGCTCCCGGTTGATCTCGACGATTTTCTCGAAAATGGTTTTCACCAACAGCGGCGCAATGCCCAGCGACGGTTCATCCATCATCAAAAACCGGGGTTTGCTCATCAGCGCGCGCCCAATCGCCAGCATTTGTTGCTCGCCGCCGGACAACGTGCCGGCCGCCTGTTTCAACCGCTCCTCCAGCCGTGGAAAAATTTTGAAAACCTGTTCCAGATCCTGTCGGATGCCGATTTTGTCGCGGCGCAAATAGGCTCCCAAAAGCAAATTTTCGTGAACCGTCAGGTTGGCGAACACCATCCGCCCTTCCGGCACATGCGACAAGCCAAGCTTCACGATCTGGTGCGCGGGCAAACCGGCAATGTTTTTGCCTTGGAACAAAATCTCGCCCCGCCACGGCTTTACCAATCCGGAAATGGCGCGCAGCGTGGTGCTCTTTCCCGCACCGTTCGCGCCGATCAACGTCACAATGCGTCCGGTCTCAACCGAAAGTGAAATGTCATGCAACGCCTGGATCGCGCCGTAGCTCACATCGAGATTTTTGATCTCAAGCATGTTTGACGGCCTCCTCACCCAAATAGGCTTCGACGACACGCGCGTTGGCGCGTACCTCGGCGGGCGTGCCTTCGGCGATTTTCACGCCGTAATCCAGCACCACAATACGCTCGCAAATGCCCATCACCACCCGCATGTCGTGTTCGACCAGCAAAACCGCGATTTGAAATTTCTCCTTGATGAAGCGGATCAGTTCGGTCAGCTCGGATTTTTCAGTCGGGTTCATACCTGCCGCCGGTTCATCCAGTAGGAGCAAGCGGGGTTGCGTGGCCAGGGCGCGGACAATTTCCAGACGCCGCTGGTCGCCGTAAGGCAGACCGCGCGCCGGTTCATGGCGCAACTGGTCCAGATGAAAAATCGCCAGCAACTCCATCACCTGCTGTTCCACGTCTGCTTCGGCGCGACGAAATTTACCGCCGCGAATCAGTGCGTCGCGAATACCGTGCGCGCGATGCACCTGGACGGCAGTGCGCACGTTATCGAACACCGTCATGCTGGCGAAAAGGCGGATGTTCTGAAACGTTCGCGCAATCCCGCGCCGCACGAGCTGGTGCGGTTTCAATTTCGCCGTGGGCCGGCCATCGAAATGAATCGCCCCACTGGTGGGTTGATAGACTCCGGTAATGAGGTTGAACAAGGTCGTCTTCCCCGCGCCGTTGGGGCCGATCAAGCCGACCAGTTCCCGCGGCCCCACGTGCAAATCCACCTCCGACACGGCCGTCAAGCCACCGAAGCGGATGGTGACTTGATTGAGTTGAAGGAGCTGGGACATGAATTAAAAGCGCGACGTTAAACGGGTTTAGGGGCGGCGACTGAATTGGCGTTGGAATTTCTCATTTGGAATTTCTTACTTTGAACCCAAAAGTGAACAACCCTTGCGGCCGGGTGATCATGATGATGATGATGAGCAGCGCATAGAGAATCATCCGGTAATCAGAAAATTCGCGCAGATACTCGGGCAACAAGGTCAGCAAAATCGCGGCGATGATCACGCCAACGGTGCGCCCCATCCCGCCTAAAATCACCATGACCACGATGTCAATGGACTTCATGAAATCGAAGCCGGTGGGGGACAGAAACGATTTGTGATGCGCATAGAGTCCGCCCGCGATCCCGGCAAAAAACGCGCCGATGACGAAGGCGGTCACTTTGTAGCGGACGGGATTGACGCCGCTGGCGCTGGCGGCAATTTCGTCGTCGTTCACGGCAATGAAACCGCGACCGTAGGTTGAGTTGACCAGACACGTAACCACAAAAACACAGATGGCCGCGCTGCCCCACGCCCAGCCAAAATTGGTCCAGTTCGGAATGCCGGTCAGTCCGGTGGCCGCGCCGAAGGTTTCGGAGGTTTGGAAAATAACGCGGATGATTTCACCAAAACCCAGCGTGACGATGGCAAGGTAATCGCCATACAACCGCAACGTCGGCACCCCCACCGCCAGTCCGGTCAGCGCCGCAACCGAACCGCCCAAGAGTAATCCCGCCCCGAAGATCAATGGCTGCGCCCAAGGCGGCAGGGCTGGCGACAACATTAAACTGAACTTGGCCGCGATGTATCCGCCCACGGCCATGAAACCCGCGTGGCCCAGACTGAACTGGCCGGTGTGTCCGTTGATCAAATTCAAACTGACCGCCAGGATGATGTTGATGCCCACATCAATCGTCACCCCGAGGTAATAGCGATTAAAGTAAGCCGAGAAAAAAGAAACCACCACGGCGGCCAGCAGCGCGAGTAGCAGATATCTTTTCGCGCCTGATTTCATGCCGTCGCCGTTATGCTGCCCCACCACTGAACTGTGCGACCGAGCCTCGTCTCATTACGCACGCGGTGAAATGTTGGATTGGGTCGCATCGCCTTACACTTTTTCCACCTGCGGTTTGCTGAGCAGTCCGGTGGGGCGGAAGATCAGCACCACGATCAAAATGGTGAACGCGATGCCGTCGCGGTAATTGGATAACCCCGGAATCCCGCCCGCAAACGTTTCGATCACGCCAATCAAAATGCCGCCCAACGCGGCTCCCGGCAGATTGCCGATCCCGCCCACCACGGCGGCCACGAACGCTTTCAATCCGGTCTGCACACCCATGAGCGGATCAATGCTTGAATAGCTCATGGCAAATAAAATTCCGCCCGCCGCCGCCAACGCCGAGCCCAATCCGAACGTGAACGAAATGATGGAGTTGATGTTGACGCCCATCAGCGCCGCGGCTTGTTCGTTGAAGGAAACCGCCCGCATGGCCGTGCCCATGCGCGTTTTTTGCACGATGAAACGAAGCATGATCAGCAATAAGATCGTGGTGACAAACACAATGACCTGCGTGGAGCTGATGACGAGTTGATCCACGTTCCAGGTCGTCACCGGAATCAAGTCGGGAAACTTGCGCGGCGCGGCGCCGAACACCAATCGGTGCTGGCAGGTGTATTCGATGAACAGCGACACGCCGATGGCCGTGATGAGCACGGTCAATTTGGGACGATTGCGCAGCGGGCGGTACGCCAGCATTTCAATCAAGATTCCGAGTCCGGCGCAAATAGCCATGGCCAGCAGCAGCACCACGATGCCGCCGAGATAGGATTGCGGCGGAAAGAAACGTTGGACCACCGGCGTGAGAAACAAACCCGCAAACGCGCCCAGCATGAACACATCGCCGTGGGCGAAATTAATGAACCGCAGAATGCCGTACACCATCGTGTAGCCCAGCGCAATGAGGGCGTAAATGGCGCCCAACGCCAGACCATTGATGAGTTGCTGGAGAAATTCCGTCATTTCGCGTCGGTCAAAGTCCGGCGCAAGAATGGCTTACGGCTCAATCGTTTCCAAGTATTTGTATTTGCCGTCCTGGATGGTCAGAATCACGGCGGACTTCGAGGCGTCGCGTTGCGCGTTGATGGTGATGGTGCCGGTCACCGCCTTGAAATCCCTGGTGGCGGCGAGCGCGTCCCGCACTTTGGCGCCATCCGTCGAACCGGCCCGCTTGATGGCGTCCACCAGAACCAGCGCCGAATCATAACCACACGCCGCCAGCGCATCGGGCCGCTTGCCCTTCCAGCGCTGCTGATAATTCGCCACGAACGCCTTGCTCATTTCGCTCCCCACCTCGGCGCTGTAATGCGTGGAAAAATAATCGCCCTCCACGGCTTCCTTGCCGATCTCGGTGAGTTTTTCCGATTCCCAACCGTCGCCGCCCAGCAGCGGCACGTTCAACCCGAGTTGCTTGGCCTGAATGGCAATCAGCGCCGCGTCCGTGTAATAGCCCGGCACAAAAACCGCCTCGGGATTGGCCGCTTTGATCGCCGTCAATTGCCCTTTGAAATCCTTGTCGCCACCGTTGAAATCCAGTTCCGCCACGACCTGTCCGCCGTTCTTGAGGAATTGATCCTTGAAAAATTTTGCCAGCCCCTTGCTGTAATCGCTCTTCACGTCGGTGAAAATGGCCACGCGCGTCGCGTGCAACGTCCGCGTGGCGAAGTTGGCCATCACCGTGCCTTGGAACGGATCAATGAAACACACGCGGAAAATGTAATCGCCCACCTCCGTCACCTTGGGATTGGTGGAGGAAGGCGAGACCATCGGAATTTTGTTCTGCTGGCAAATGGGCGCGGCTTCCAGCGAACGACTCGATGCGACCTCGCCCAAAACACCAACCACGCCATCGCGCGAAATCAGCTTGTTGACCACCGTCGCCGGCTCCCCCGCCTTGGATTGTGTGTCCTCGGTCAACAATTCGATTTGCTTGCCCAGCACGCCGCCCGCCGCGTTGATTTCCTCGATGGCCAGCACGGTGCCTTCGTGCGACGACTGACCAAACGTCGCCTCTTTGCCCGTCAGGGACGCGAACTCGCCAATTTTGATCACATCCCCTTTGCCACCGCCGGACGGATTACAACCGGTGATCAAAAATAGCAACACCGGCGTCAAGGCCAGCGACCCCAGCCACAGATTCAAAGCTCGTTTCATATTAAATTTTCTGGTTGGCAGCAGCTTTTGCGCAGCGCTACTCCCGTCGGGACGACCTGCTCACCTTAGATAAAACGCGCGGCCCATTCAACTCTCAATGCACACCCGTCAACGCCCGCAACCCGTCTGGCCAAAATTTTGGAGAGCCAACCCCGAAATCGCGCTGGCGTTCCAACCCACGCTGACGCTGCGACCCGCCACGAAGAAATCACTGGCGGTGCGGGCTTGCTTCGCCGCCCAGAAACCCATCCCAATCGTTACGACGACCGTGATGGCGCTGAAGGCGAGGATGTAATAGTCAATGTTCATGATGGTTTTGCCACAGAGTCACAGAGGTGCAGAGTATAAAAGCCAAAGCGAATTCTTCATCTCCGTGGCTCAGTGTCTCTGTGGCTGACTTCTTTCACTTCCTCCTCCTCCAACGCAATTGAGCGGCGGATGAAATAAAACGAAATGATCCACACGGCGGGAAAGAAACCGATGCCCAACAAAAACCAGCTCAAGGTAAAACCCAGGATGCGGGTGGCCATCAATTCCGGCGCCAGATAATTCGCCAGCGGCATTCCCAACACGACCAGCAGGAACGCGAGGGCGCAGGTGATGGAGAGTTTGAGTTGTTTGCGCATCAGCGAACGCAAAAATGCTTCGCCATGCACTTCGGATGTTTTTTCCGGAACCTGGGTTTGCATGAGCCGGAAAGGTTTTAACGAAGCCGCACTTCAATTCCGAGCGGTACTCTTCGCTTGATTGAAAAAGAAATGGTTCAATCGCGTTCCTCGACGCCCTGGGGAGAAGTGCTTATCATGCCGTCATGAGCAGACCGCGGCCTGAAGCACCTCAGCTGCACGCGACGCACGTCGCGCATAAGAATCAGATGAATCCGCGACGTCACCACCGCATTTCAATGGGTGACACGGGGAGACAGCCATTTCAGCCTCCAACGGCTTCCAGCGCAAACGCCAGCACGGAGGCGGGGGATTTACCGGATGAATGTGGTGCTCGCTCGATCCGCCGATCCAGTTCCGCCGGCAAAGCCTTAAATTTCACCGAACACAATGGTCCCGGCGGCGCAAGAGGAGTCCCAAACCGCCCAACGCCAACAGTGCCAGCGAACCAGGTTCAGGAATAGGATTTGCACCTCCGAAAATCATATCGGGAAGTGTGAGTCCGACGAACCGCTCATCACTTGCGTACAGGAAAGTGATATTGAGAGGATCATTAGCACTACCAGTCAGGTTGGCGCCAAACCAATCACCCGCCGTGGAGCCGGTAGAGTCCCCAATGCGCCCCACATAAAATGCTCCCGCTGTAGTGGGCGGCGCCCCCGGAACGTCAATGATGTTACCATAAGTGCTTTGCCCCAGATAATTACCGTCAGGAAACGCGGCACGGAAGGTAATGGCGCCATAGGACCAATCGCCAGCAGCAGCACTAGCCCCATCCATGATCCCAATGGAATCCACCACAACCCAGTCAGCGGGCAAATCCAGAAGCCCATCGTTATCCGTGTCAAGATCGGTGGTGAGTGTGGGAGCGCTGCCGCTACCAATGTTGATCAACATGATGGTGCTGGCCGAATTTTCCCAATCCACCTGGGTGCCGTCGCCGCTGTGCCCCACGGTACTCGCGCCGGTCAAACCCCAGCCCTGTCCCGCCGTGTTTTGCAACACAGTCGCTCCCGGTGCAGTGGAGGTGTACTGACTGTTATTCTGCCGTGCAAAAAGAAACCCGTTGTCACCCAGTGAAAACGAGCCCAAGTCAAAAAACTGATTGATGTCTCCAGCCGCCGCCCCCTGTCCTTCGAGACTCAGCAGATAATAACCGGCCAAGGACATGTTCGGCGTTCCACGTAATTCGAAGTACTCGTTTCCGGTAGTGGCGCTGCTGTCGGACCCGTTAGGATTCGTCAATACTTCGTTGATCCAAACTTGCTGTGCGCTGGCGAAATTTACAACCAGTGACAGAGTGGCGATGGAACTAAGAATTCGTTTCATAGGTTTCTGCTTTCTGTTGCGAACTCTTCTATTAAAAACAACCCGGCTCGACAAGAAAATATTAAAAAATCGAGCGTGCCAACTTGTTTGAGCTGATCCCGATAAAACCAAGGTGCTTAAACAAGCAATCCGGGAGCGCAAGAGATAGACTGATGGTTGGCAAGATACCACGTATCCGGTGCGGATCAAGGTTCGGGCAGGGCTTCGGCCAGTTTGATGTAGTCAGGGTCGTTGGCCGTGGTGGGGCTGGGATTCAAGGGATTAACGGTGGAGGAAGTGCGCTGGGTGCGGGAATCATCCGCGCCGTATTGCTGGTTCAAGCGGATCAAGTTGGGACCGCGCCAACGCCAGATTTCCGCGTGCCCGTCCAGAAATGAAAAGGTCGCGCCGAGGTTATGTCGGGCGGTGGGCGGATTCCAAAATTGCGCCGGCCCCGCCAGGGATTCCACGCCAATCGCGCCGTTATCAATGCTGATCTGATTCTCCTCCGCAAAATCAAACACGCTGGCCGAGCGCCGCACTTCCGTCACCTTTTTGGCGACGCGCGTGTACGCGTTGTTCTTGCCCGCGTTGCAATTCAACTGCACCGAAATGGCGTAGCTGCGATTGTGCGGCTCCAGCTTTCCGCCAAGGCCGCGCAAAAACGCCCGGCTCGCGGGGCAACGGTAAATGCCCGTGCTTTTGTTATACGGAAAGAGCACGCCGGTGCGAATGGTTTCGAGGTAAGTGGGCGACCATTCCTGAACATTGCCTTGAATCCAGGCGTCCGCACCCGCCGCCGTTCCCGCAATGCCGGAAGCGCCGCCGGTGTCGTTGTTGATGAGCCGGTCCTGGTTATCGTCCGAATACATGTGAACCGCGAGCTGCAATTGCTTGACGTTGTTGAGGCAATTGGCCGCCTGCGCCTTGGCCTTGGCCCGGGACAAGGCGGGCAACAACATGGCCGCGAGAATGGCGATGATGGCAATCACCACCAGCAGCTCAATCAACGTGAAGCCCGCCGGGCGCGGACGCGACAACTTCGAGATGCGGACCAGATTCATTTCGGGAGGGTGGCGGCTTACTGGCCGGACACGCGGTAAAAGCGGCTGGAGTCCGAAATGGTGTTGGTAAAGGACGTCGTCGCTCCAGTCGCGATGATCGGCGCGCCCAGATTGCTCCATCCCTCGGTGAGCGTGGCCCGCGATTGAACCTGATAGGTCCGGTTCGCGACGCTCGACCAGGTAAGCACCACGGCCTGGCCACTGGCCCCGATGCTGGTGATGGCAAAGGCGCCCAGTTGCGGTTGGTAATTGGGATCAATGTGAAACGCCTTGAGACCATTGTTGGTATCGAGCGCAAACAGATAGTTTCCGCCAAAGGCGGTGGTGCCCACCCCGCCCAGCGTGATATTGGCGTTACGGGTGGCAAAGACTTCCTGATCGCGGAGAATCGGGCCGGCGTTCAAATCGGCCACCGCGTAAAGTTGCACGTTCGGCGAAAGGTCCGTTGCCAATCCGGCCAGGAATTTTTGATCCGCGCTCACGTTGATGCCACGGAAATTTCCCGGCGTGGGATTCAGGTAGGAATACAGCACCGTCCCCTGCCCCGTCTCCCAGTCGAACTGAATCAAATACGTCGGCGTTTGCGGTCCTTTCGCCCAGAACGTATTGGTACCAGGACCGAACGCCAGCCCCCATTGACCAAAGGCGCTGGCCACGCCCGTCACGGTAATCGCCAACGGCGGCACTTCATACTGAAAATCCATTCCGGAAGCGGTGCGCAACAGCGCCACGCTGGTGCCGGCGCGCGGCGCCACTAAAATCTGCGTGTCCGGCCCCGAACCCCGCACCGCCATGGCATCGCCCCAGCCCAGGTCAGGTTCAACCGCCGCCAAGGGATCTCCGCTAAATACAAGCGTCCGGGTTGCCGCCGCTGTGTCATCACTCCAACGGTAGAGGTCAAAGGGAGTGGTTGATGGTTTCACCGTAACGCTGCCACCATAGACTGCGCCATCAGCCGCAACGCCGACGATATTCAATCCCAGGCTCACACCACCCACCGTACCCGGGATTCCTGCGGTATCGAGGAAATGCTTCTCCGCGCCAGTTTGCGCATCCAATACGACAAGCGCCGGATCCGCGGGCAAGCGACTGACGAGGAGCAGACTATCGCTAATGGGATTGTAAGCCAGACCTCGCTCCGTGGCGGTGGCCGCACCCAAATAACTCCGCGATCCGGGTTCGAGATTCCAGAGGTTCGTCATCTGGGCGGTGTTGAAGGTCGGTGACACCGTAAGAATTCCCGCATAGCTGGTCGCCGTACCAAGCTCATTACTGACGAACAAATTATAGGCACCCGCGTCGGCCAGCGTGACATTGCGGATAACCAAAGTATCGGTGTCGGCGCCACTGATGCGACCGTCATTGACCAAATCAATGCCATCACGCCGCCACTGATAATTAAGCGGGGCCGCCGAACTGGCTTGCGCCGTGAAATTCGCGGTGGCGCCCTCCATCATTTTTTGGTGGCTTGGATTCAGCACAATGGCCACTTCCGGCGGGGTATAATTACGATTCAAAGCAAACGCCTTAAGCCCGTTGTTCGAATCGAGCGCGAACACAAAATTCGTTCCGACCGCGGTGGCGGCGGTGCCGTTCCCATTGTCGTTCTTCACCCAATACGCCTCTTGATCGCTCAAGGCTGGACCGCTGGCCAGATCGCTGATGTCGTACAGGCGTACGGTGTCGTTGGGTGATTCCAACGCCACCCCGGCCAGGAATTTTTGGGCGGTATCGGTCGCAATGCCTCGGACCGAATTGGGGATTTGCGGATCGCTGTAGGTGTGAAGGACCTGTCCGGTGCCGGCGTCCGCGTCGAACTCGATCAGATACAACGGTCCGTTGCCGGTCTTGGCCCAGAAGGTGTTTTCACCCGGACCAAAGGCCAGTCCCAGCGTGATCGCATTAAGATTATTTCCCGCGCCGGACACTTGGATTACGACCGGTGGAATTTCGGTTTGAAAGTCGTTACCGCTTTGAGTGCGGAGCAGGATGACATTGCTCCCGGTTGTCGTTCCAATCAGTATCTGGGTATCCGCACCCGCACCGCGCACCGCCAAATTGTCGCCATAACGCTTGTTCGTCTCAACGGGGTCACCAGGGTCGCCCCAGAACACCGCGAAGCCGGGCACATCCGGCGCATCACTGTCCCAGCGATAAATTTTGTAGCTGGGCGACGTGGCGTTGGCGGTGAGATTGGCGACATACACCACGCCATCTTCGGCCACGCCGACATGATTGATCGCGAACGTGCCATCCGCGACGCCGGTTAAATCGAGTGAATGTTTATACGCCCCCGTGAGCGCGTCCAATACCACCACTTGGTTGGAAGGCGTGCGGCACACCACGAGCAAATTGGTGGTCAACTCGTTGAAAGCGAGACCGCGTTCCGCATTGCCGGTGGAAATGTAAGGGCGATCCCCCGGCAGAATATTCCAGATGTTGACCATCTGTTCGGTGTTCTGGACGGGCACAACCGAGAGAACCGCCGCCGCGCTGGTGGCGCTGCCCGACGCATTGCTGAGGCGCAAGGCGTAACTGCCGACGTTTGCCAACGTCACGTTACGCAGCGTCAACAGATTGCCATGCACGCCGACGACATCCGGGCTTTCCACCAATTCCAATCCTTCAAACAGCCATTGCCGGCTAACGTCAGGCGAAGCCCAACCGTCAGCTTGGAAAGTGACGGTGGCGGTTTGCATGACGTTCCGACTCGCGGGTTGCAGCGTGAATTGAATCGGCAGATCGCCGGTGGCGGGCACGATGGCGATGGCGTTGAAGAAGCCGCGCATTTCCACCCCCACGTCGCCTTCACTGGCCACGAAGAGGGATTCACCGACGCCAATCGTTATGGTAATCACCCCGAAGTTATCCCCTTCCACAAAACCGGCGGTGATGGCCGGTCGGGTATTGGCCACGACCACGTTGAGATCGCTCAAAGTAAAAGCGTAGGTATCGGAACTGGCCCCGGTCCTGGCGTAAAATCGCAGCCCTGCGATTTCAGCAGTGTTGGAATTCCGGCCATGCACCACGATGCGGTAGGTCCCGGCGGGCAATCCATCCACGCGCATTCCGAGCGCGAGGTTGTTCGTGCCTCCCGCCCCGCCAAAAATTCCGTCGCGCACCGGACTGCCCGCGGCGTAAATCCCCGAGTTGAGCACCGTCCCCAAGGCGCTTACGGAATAACCATCGTCGTTAAAATCAATAATGTCATTGCCCTCCGGCCCATCGGCGAAGCTGCGTCCGAGATTCAACGTCACGCCAACAGCGGCTGAACCATCGCTGTAAACCAAACTCGCGGTGTCGGCGACGATCTGATTCCACTCCGCTTCCGCAGCGGGGACGATTCCGGCCGCGTGGGCGGGATCAAGCAAGCGCGCCGCACCGGTGGAGGGCGTGGCGCCAAAATCCAATAAGAGCGCCGGCGCGGCGAACGCGCCGTTAAAAGCACCCAGGGCGAGGGCACTCAGCAGCCCCAACGCGGACGAGGAATAAGATCGGAAAATTTTCATAACAGCTCTTTCGATTTGTTGTCTAGGTGAATGGATTGACTTGATGGGAAACTGATCCGAGACGATTGCACCGCCGCGCGGCCAGTCGGCTTGGGTCACCTCTCACATTCTGATGCCGATCTTAATAATACCCGATTTGATCGTCAACGGAGAAGAACACCGCGCCGCTTCGCTCGCGTTGCTCACGAATTGCCGACCCCGCAATTCCGTGTTTATACTTCGGCGGTTTTCGCGGATGAAAGTTGACCGATTCAATGATGCGTCATGGGACGATCCTATTTATTTGAATGTTCCAAATGCGGTTATCGCGCCACGGTGTCCGGCCGCCGCGATCACGGCCCGCACCTTGCCGTGCAAACCATTCACTGTCTTGATTGCCGCGAATTGTATGATGCGGTCATCAAGTTAAAAGTGCCGGCCAGCCCCGCTTCCAA comes from the Verrucomicrobiia bacterium genome and includes:
- a CDS encoding trimeric intracellular cation channel family protein, whose amino-acid sequence is MTIPLLQTHFAVAVSALSGVLAASGKRVDLFGVLVLGLVTALGGGTIRDLILDRPVFWLSGTEYVLNAAGTSTLAFFVIRFANVPQLGLVVADAFGLALFTILGAAIALQAGTGATNAVVLGVITGVAGGILRDVLVGEIPLVMRTGIYLYATASVVGATAYVILEAYHSGNHLNRAIGIGTTLAIRLLSIRWKVSLPEFPK
- a CDS encoding ABC transporter ATP-binding protein, giving the protein MLEIKNLDVSYGAIQALHDISLSVETGRIVTLIGANGAGKSTTLRAISGLVKPWRGEILFQGKNIAGLPAHQIVKLGLSHVPEGRMVFANLTVHENLLLGAYLRRDKIGIRQDLEQVFKIFPRLEERLKQAAGTLSGGEQQMLAIGRALMSKPRFLMMDEPSLGIAPLLVKTIFEKIVEINREHGLTILLVEQNANLALEISHYGYVLETGKIILQADSATLRADPQVRSAYLGG
- a CDS encoding branched-chain amino acid ABC transporter permease, with translation MTEFLQQLINGLALGAIYALIALGYTMVYGILRFINFAHGDVFMLGAFAGLFLTPVVQRFFPPQSYLGGIVVLLLAMAICAGLGILIEMLAYRPLRNRPKLTVLITAIGVSLFIEYTCQHRLVFGAAPRKFPDLIPVTTWNVDQLVISSTQVIVFVTTILLLIMLRFIVQKTRMGTAMRAVSFNEQAAALMGVNINSIISFTFGLGSALAAAGGILFAMSYSSIDPLMGVQTGLKAFVAAVVGGIGNLPGAALGGILIGVIETFAGGIPGLSNYRDGIAFTILIVVLIFRPTGLLSKPQVEKV
- a CDS encoding branched-chain amino acid ABC transporter permease — its product is MKSGAKRYLLLALLAAVVVSFFSAYFNRYYLGVTIDVGINIILAVSLNLINGHTGQFSLGHAGFMAVGGYIAAKFSLMLSPALPPWAQPLIFGAGLLLGGSVAALTGLAVGVPTLRLYGDYLAIVTLGFGEIIRVIFQTSETFGAATGLTGIPNWTNFGWAWGSAAICVFVVTCLVNSTYGRGFIAVNDDEIAASASGVNPVRYKVTAFVIGAFFAGIAGGLYAHHKSFLSPTGFDFMKSIDIVVMVILGGMGRTVGVIIAAILLTLLPEYLREFSDYRMILYALLIIIIMITRPQGLFTFGFKVRNSK
- a CDS encoding ABC transporter ATP-binding protein; this translates as MSQLLQLNQVTIRFGGLTAVSEVDLHVGPRELVGLIGPNGAGKTTLFNLITGVYQPTSGAIHFDGRPTAKLKPHQLVRRGIARTFQNIRLFASMTVFDNVRTAVQVHRAHGIRDALIRGGKFRRAEADVEQQVMELLAIFHLDQLRHEPARGLPYGDQRRLEIVRALATQPRLLLLDEPAAGMNPTEKSELTELIRFIKEKFQIAVLLVEHDMRVVMGICERIVVLDYGVKIAEGTPAEVRANARVVEAYLGEEAVKHA
- a CDS encoding sugar phosphate isomerase/epimerase, giving the protein MKLMGIGDEAGASLVTQLEATQELGWKFIELRTVEVAGHPKANLHDLSDTAFEAAVQLIEPSGIQVYCFGSTVMNWAKQLADPFDLTLAEVQRCIPRMKRLGAKFVRIMSFKPADTDYRIPTEALRRVKDVTNRFLDAGLQPVHENCMNYGGMSWQHTLELLDQCPGLKLVFDTANPVFNPDRSRPRPWPRQDAWEFWTHVRDHVVHIHIKDASYDPGTHTETYHWPGAGQGYVREILADAKQRGYTGGLSIEPHMVTVFHDPQAAANVPADAARKNFVAYGQRLQALRP